A region of the Clavelina lepadiformis chromosome 9, kaClaLepa1.1, whole genome shotgun sequence genome:
attacataGATTTAATAAGGCAATTTACAACAAGAAGACAATTAATTTAATATAGCaagttaaaaagaaattttatcgTAATGGAATTGAACAATTCTTTACAACCATAGTTTACTTACTTTAAATGCCATTTTATCCCATAGCAAAACACTCCATCTTGGGTCAAAACATGCTTTTGAAGCAAGAGTTGTACCAACGATATCAGCTTCCATCTCAAGCTCTCTGCTGTATGGTAAGTTAAATCCCAATTCAAATATTAATGGGTATAAATAATGCTGGATTGAATGTGCAATGAAAGCAATAAAATCTTCAAAAAAGAACCAAATAAATGCGAGTACTGGAATCATCAGGAGCTCACCAAAAACGACAAAACTTTGCTGTTCCTGAAATGGTAATTAATCATAGAAGCTTTACTCAATAACATATTTTTGGTCAAGTTCAATAGCACAACACAACAGCAATACAGTACACAAATAGTCTATTAAGTATAATGTAATATAGAATCTATCATACTTAACAGCCCATAAATGTAATAGcctattaaaattttaaacctaaTCAGAGAATAAAAACAGtatgttcaaaataaaacaaattatgtataaaatagttgtaaaattgttgtaaaagtaggctatgtaattttgtaatttaatcaGTTAACCTATAGTCTGGGAGACCAGACAGGTCATCATGCAATTTTGATACCATATATGTGTGACTGGTATATTATAATTGTTAGACAAGTCTAACCTGAACATGCCCAAGTATGGCATGTGCCATTTCATGCCCAACGACCATTGCCAATTCCTCCCATGCAGTCATAAGCTTTATCATTCcagtaaaaatatatatttccCCACTTGGTAGAACAAAGGCATTGTGCATATCGGGATCATCCACTACATTCAATTTCCAGTCCAATGTCTTAACAATGTCAATATCTTGATTGTTGTTAATTAATGCTTCGACAATGTTGCGACAGGCCAAGTATACAGGATGCTCATGGTCTAAGAATTTAGTACGATATTGCTGCAATAGCTGCTTGTTGTCCATATCAGACAGAATTATAACTTGATCTTTGGTAAACGAAATCCAACGCTTTCGTCCAGTGATAGGACAGGTGTCATAATGCTCATAGGAATAGTAAGCTACTATCATTGACACAATTAGAAAAAAGCTAAGTAGAAGTTTGTGTTTTGATATTTGTCTTTGAACGTTTTCAGGCAATCTTCCATGTAGCTTACGAAATGATCTCCCAAATATTATAGAAAATCCTTTTAAGATTTTAGCGCCTTTCAGCTTGAAGAAGAACAGAACAATCGGATTTACGTTTCTTCTCTGTGAAAGTTGGAATGATCTGCATAAAACTCTGTGGAACTTTAAAATGTACTGATTTCTTCTTGGCAACACAAAGCATTTGTACTGATTTGAATAACAACGACGAGGTATTAAATTGACATACTTATCTGCAACTTGCTTCGGAGCAACATAACGCTGTACAAAGTGAAAACATCTTGTATTCAACCTTGTGAAGGACCGGTGTACAGCAGCAAGGTTGACAACATATTTTGCTAGTGAAAGTGTATGCATTACCAGAAGTTCAGCTTAGTCTGTAATATAGCATACAATAACAAACTAATGACATGTTGAACACAGGTAACCTGCCAAATTATGTAAGGAATCATTGGGCCTTAGGCCTAGTTTCTTACTGTACTAATTATACAACAACATCAGATTATGAACGCACAATCAGCATTTTTGATCCTTTCAAATTGCTGCTGGGAGGTAGTATAAGCTGGCTATACTGAAATTGGCAtccaacaaaaatttatgcCAGCTGTTAAAATGGTTTAATGCTATTATTAACCTGTCAATGCTAATCTATATTGAAACAATatgtatatttcaaaaatccgCCAACTTCAAAAATCATAACATGGTCAtattggaaagtttgttaaGTATGCAGTGCATGCGGGgaattataataatttaattaattgcaaatataatagctattgtttattttgctgcacgggggatttctcacccaccaacagcaaactttccaatcctATAAAGCATCGAAGTTTACATCCACCAACATTCCCCGACATGAATATTGCATTTAGGCTAATTTTTTGTTGGAAATCTTCCGTGAAAAGACTTTAGATTCCAGTCTGTAAAGCTGGTAAGTTACCAGCTTACTGGCAACTATATAATTGATTAACTAAATAAATAACCTTTAGAAGCCTTATTACAGCACTGAGAATAAGATATAGTGTGTTCTTCTTAACCTATTGTCTGAATGTTAAAGCACCTATTTTTTTGCTATTTAATAACATTTCTttgttcttttgaaaataggTCTAACCTATACCCAGCATGAAGGTCATTTCTTATAGGTAATGTATAAAAATGGTTTGTAAATAATATTATTTGAAGCCCTGGTCTGTCGCAGCTGTGTGTAGTGTTATGTGTCTATGGTGTTGTGTGTATGATTTCTATAGGTACGAGCTTCACATCTGTATATAAACGATACACGTGTTTGGAGGACAGAAAGTCCTTGACCAGTAATAAAGTTGTTGTGTGCAATCTTTGTCTGCGACGCGAAAAAAGCTACATGGTGTCAGAATCAACCAATcaatttatcattttatttttcgtcaaaagcgagGTGGGgatgaaaaatcaagccagatGTTAataacacgcgccaatgaacaggaaaaagtgacaaagtcaaaaggtttaaaacgtgctcaagcGAAAATTAAGCAGGCGAGAAGGTGGAGTGTTCAAacaactgatgaatgaaaattgctagAATGCTGTATGGTGATTGTAATagtgaattgtaataatttatataattggcGTTTTAATAAGCAATTGTGTGTTCTCTGGCTAGagaaaaatatgactttaaaaAATGCACGTGTTGGGTTCGGGGCTATACAAATCTGTCCCGTTTAACTATGACACGTATCCGTGTAGTAGAGTAAACTGCTTTTCAAGTGCTTGTAGTACGTAGAGTGCTACAAATTTAGAAGTGTTCTAGTTCTCTGACGTTGATAGTGTTTTCAAGTAATTGCTACTGGTCAGAAAGAAGCTATTTTATGACATGATCGATATCTACAACTTGTGGCCTCAGCTGATTGGCTATATCAAAAAGGATAAAGAGAACTGATGTGGGTTTAATCGCTCTCTCCTGATAAAAATCTCCATTTTTATAATCTGGTTTTATAAAAGGTTTCTAAAGTGTGTTTGTAGAAATGACATGATAGTTTCTTTTGATGTAATTGCGACTACATTTTGGAATATAAGAATTTGGACTTTTTAAACgttgtgctgacttaaagaaacaaaaagagATAGCTATAAGCAACAGAGTCAAAAAGTAAATAGACAAAAGGAGTTGTAAATGAACCATTAAAGTTTTTGGCTTTATGTCATCCCAAAACATCATTCCTCAGCCCTCTTCCCAACAATCTGGTGACAATATTGCTCGTTGCAAGATGGAAACTTCTCTGATACATCGATAATGATGTAGGCCTACGGAAAAAGATGCTAATGCTGTCCAATAGATGGTAGTGCTTAAAGGTATACCCTGTTGGTCCGAAGCTGAATACTTGAGTGACGTTGGTGGTGACGTTTTAATCTA
Encoded here:
- the LOC143471343 gene encoding metalloendopeptidase OMA1, mitochondrial-like produces the protein MHTLSLAKYVVNLAAVHRSFTRLNTRCFHFVQRYVAPKQVADKYVNLIPRRCYSNQYKCFVLPRRNQYILKFHRVLCRSFQLSQRRNVNPIVLFFFKLKGAKILKGFSIIFGRSFRKLHGRLPENVQRQISKHKLLLSFFLIVSMIVAYYSYEHYDTCPITGRKRWISFTKDQVIILSDMDNKQLLQQYRTKFLDHEHPVYLACRNIVEALINNNQDIDIVKTLDWKLNVVDDPDMHNAFVLPSGEIYIFTGMIKLMTAWEELAMVVGHEMAHAILGHVQEQQSFVVFGELLMIPVLAFIWFFFEDFIAFIAHSIQHYLYPLIFELGFNLPYSRELEMEADIVGTTLASKACFDPRWSVLLWDKMAFKGVVDLIDETIANEDVEFISSHPSHERRAVVLEENLPEALNIRMKCNCPELSNDFNPLIHAQLLRKCTINLRSQLKLKEEAKDIALMVASAKSPDSTLQESEIEDLQEALKAILVKIKSLDIEYNGYLDEMQSYSRPQKPYGDSSSAKKVSQNKSISKTVAASPSKLSMAWRLVVGGLGINAGTKSATSNAKETSATISVESSIFGKNTNSKRNYYDLDDSLIGR